A DNA window from Linepithema humile isolate Giens D197 chromosome 6, Lhum_UNIL_v1.0, whole genome shotgun sequence contains the following coding sequences:
- the LOC137000838 gene encoding uncharacterized protein: protein MGKTSHRSRKRRRSPSADKIAGLEEKMSRLIDILSQSEIRAPRRPSPQQPIVSASPQMIQGSRILSRSNSDISLEAPLVPADPSVVSDAGEEELPPAGPEHGLLQPSSLPDISVSGEVTADSLAKQLFGERDIEKVSVWNEMVTQTWQDLARSGLVTDQRELLFKKYSPPETAAFLKAPALNQECSVALKGNSVIKRDDFARKNQEQLGRALCALGEAISDFLCPTNQSSLTPEVRSAVAKVNDGAKILADLFHQLSKSRRAQIMPALNLAAKDTANAIPSDELLFGTSFGDQIKKVAAMQKSSKEIIRAPLQISRRLQQPISQPVRAAPSSSGNARAPVPRSRTASRRPGASTNRRPYYPRSHSRSRRH from the exons ATGGGAAAGACGTCTCACAGATCCAGAAAGAGAAGGAGGTCACCGTCTGCAGATAAGATTGCGGGTTTGGAGGAAAAAATGTCACGCCTAATTGACATCCTCTCACAAAGTGAGATTAGGGCACCCCGTCGCCCCTCCCCGCAACAACCTATTGTCTCTGCGTCCCCGCAGATGATTCAAGGGTCACGCATTCTTTCGAGATCTAATTCGGATATCAGTCTCGAGGCACCCCTGGTGCCAGCGGACCCATCAG TGGTAAGTGATGCAGGTGAGGAGGAGTTACCCCCCGCAGGCCCTGAGCATGGTTTGCTTCAGCCTAGCTCACTCCCGGATATCTCTGTCTCCGGCGAGGTCACCGCCGACTCTCTGGCCAAACAATTGTTTGGAGAGCGAGACATTGAGAAAGTTTCTGTCTGGAACGAGATGGTAACCCAGACGTGGCAGGATCTCGCGCGTTCTGGCCTAGTCACGGATCAACGTGAactactttttaaaaaatactctCCCCCAGAAACAGCGGCGTTTCTCAAAGCCCCCGCATTAAATCAAGAATGCAGTGTGGCTCTCAAAGGGAATTCTGTTATCAAGAGGGATGATTTTGCCCGCAAAAATCAAGAACAGCTTGGCAGAGCCCTTTGCGCCCTTGGCGAGGCTATTTCAGATTTTCTCTGCCCGACCAATCAATCATCTCTCACCCCGGAGGTCCGTTCAGCAGTGGCTAAAGTTAACGATGGTGCCAAAATCCTGGCTGACCTTTTCCATCAATTGTCTAAATCTAGACGGGCACAAATCATGCCCGCACTTAACCTCGCAGCCAAGGACACGGCGAATGCTATCCCTTCGGATGAACTCCTCTTCGGAACCTCCTTCGGAGATCAAATAAAGAAGGTTGCAGCAATGCAGAAATCATCTAAGGAAATCATCAGAGCCCCGTTGCAGATATCCAGACGGCTTCAGCAGCCGATCTCTCAGCCAGTACGTGCAGCGCCGTCTAGTTCGGGAAATGCCCGAGCCCCTGTGCCTCGCTCGAGGACGGCATCCAGGAGGCCAGGGGCGAGCACAAATCGCCGTCCGTACTATCCCAGGTCTCATTCGAGGTCGAGGAGACACTAG